In Granulicatella elegans, one genomic interval encodes:
- the addA gene encoding helicase-exonuclease AddAB subunit AddA yields MIPVKPEGIQATPEQWQAIWQRGDNLLVSASAGSGKTKVLVDRIMGYIEDGVNIDSLLIVTFTEAAAKEMKERLRTNLEKAITKETDLAKKHMYIKQLSLLPNATISTIHSFCMKVIRRYFYLSQLDPVFSLLNEVEGTLLKEKVWRKIQDELLEEHSWMDGLMRYFSSDRNDDGFTTLVYQLYDFSRSKPNPKQWISSLPDLYETKDEYGEIPIIKDQFAPYIVEELKYLVSAYDELLKLAEVTEFKKCRDVVEADAQKIQEVYTAFESGNYTAAYTLSQQVSFDRFPTVPKKDETTDREAVQAIKRKRDSLKKHWEDQLLATAFFESPEIQMKHLKEIYPMMLHLSQVVFKFYEAFQLEKKTSNKIDFSDLEHDTLAILSTEKNGVLIAKKYYQELYTEVLIDEYQDVNRVQEAILTSVARENNLFMVGDVKQSIYAFRLADPSLFRDKYEAYADENGGKRIILAENFRSRDQVLSFTNLIFRQIMDHELGQIDYDDDAALKTGNKLYSDDTDKFSECYIIQNTNLDEDEEEISELETESLIDSSASAEVHFIAGKIKELMANQFEIMHEESTKENPKKRPIQYKDIVILAPTKANNGLIEEIFTHYQIPVLVQKNLQYFKRTEIAIMMSVLKIIDNPIQDIPFVAVLRSGIIGLDEIALAHIRKNNQSCSFYEACVKFVENFKLEEVTYYDSAQQNQLKERITLFLNQLEAWRDIANHQSISTLIWQIYMDTNYLTYVHGQSVGQQRVLNLHALYKYAKDFEDSSFKGLRNFVRFIQQMQHKKQDLEEPTQISDEEDAVRVMTIHASKGLEYPVVFLMNAGKKFNQQDIRQQAIRSDELGVGVKYLQLPERIQWTTIPYVMAYKAEKNKLLSEEMRKLYVAMTRAREKLIIVGSLKDFEKFKEEHSMIEEIDEETLPFSLRYHVDNYLTWILMATMRKQEKVQFHQEVIELEQIKKNALNWIQETEIFSINEEEWLQKQVEAKPVKNLQNLLQELKQPYPYLLASTTASYQSVSEIKRMNEEPDVKQLPHLEEQPQEAEKTVQQYIYLTSELAKPSFMESKQKVSAAERGSGLHLLMQKLDLTRNITPEFIQETIQQLVETQFLEKEVAAVIPVDQVYHFFQSDFGQWIQEHQALLNREQAFSHVVTAKRIFKHLPDNEDSMLIHGIIDGFVELDDEIILFDYKTDHVVPTQKGIQKVVDKYKQQLNLYAEALETSYQKKVTKRMLCLLSIGQSIDISNG; encoded by the coding sequence GTGATACCAGTAAAACCAGAGGGTATACAAGCAACTCCTGAACAGTGGCAAGCGATTTGGCAAAGAGGGGATAATTTATTAGTTTCTGCTTCTGCTGGATCAGGAAAAACAAAAGTATTAGTCGACCGAATTATGGGATATATCGAAGATGGTGTTAATATCGATTCTTTATTAATTGTGACTTTTACTGAAGCTGCTGCTAAAGAAATGAAAGAACGTTTACGTACCAATTTAGAAAAAGCTATTACAAAAGAAACTGATCTTGCTAAGAAGCATATGTATATCAAACAATTAAGTTTATTACCAAATGCAACGATTTCGACAATCCATAGTTTCTGTATGAAAGTCATTCGTCGTTATTTCTATTTAAGTCAATTAGATCCTGTATTTTCACTATTAAATGAAGTAGAGGGGACTTTATTAAAAGAAAAAGTTTGGAGAAAAATTCAAGATGAATTATTAGAAGAACATTCTTGGATGGATGGACTAATGCGCTATTTTTCTAGCGACCGTAATGATGATGGATTTACCACATTAGTGTATCAACTATATGATTTTTCACGTTCAAAACCAAATCCAAAACAATGGATTTCTTCCTTACCAGATTTATATGAAACAAAGGATGAATACGGCGAAATCCCTATTATAAAGGATCAATTTGCACCTTATATTGTTGAAGAATTAAAGTATTTAGTTTCTGCTTATGATGAATTACTGAAACTAGCTGAAGTAACCGAATTTAAGAAATGTAGAGATGTAGTTGAAGCTGATGCCCAAAAAATTCAGGAAGTGTATACAGCATTTGAAAGTGGTAATTACACAGCAGCGTATACATTATCGCAGCAAGTGAGTTTTGACCGTTTCCCAACCGTTCCTAAAAAAGATGAAACAACCGATAGAGAAGCCGTTCAGGCCATTAAACGGAAAAGAGATAGCTTAAAGAAACATTGGGAAGATCAATTATTAGCAACAGCATTTTTCGAGTCTCCGGAGATTCAAATGAAGCATTTAAAAGAAATTTATCCAATGATGTTGCATTTATCTCAAGTTGTCTTTAAATTTTATGAAGCTTTCCAATTAGAAAAGAAAACTTCAAATAAAATTGATTTTTCTGACTTAGAACATGATACATTAGCGATTCTTTCTACTGAAAAAAATGGAGTTCTCATTGCTAAAAAATATTATCAAGAATTATATACCGAAGTTTTAATTGATGAATACCAAGACGTAAACCGTGTTCAAGAAGCAATTTTAACAAGTGTTGCTAGGGAGAATAATCTCTTCATGGTAGGAGATGTGAAACAATCAATTTATGCCTTCCGTTTGGCTGACCCATCATTATTTAGAGATAAATATGAAGCCTATGCAGATGAAAATGGTGGAAAACGAATAATTTTAGCTGAAAATTTCCGTTCTAGAGATCAAGTATTATCCTTTACAAACTTAATTTTTAGACAGATTATGGATCATGAATTAGGTCAAATTGATTATGATGATGACGCAGCACTAAAAACGGGAAATAAACTTTATTCAGATGATACGGATAAATTTAGCGAATGCTATATTATTCAAAATACGAATTTAGATGAGGATGAAGAAGAAATTTCTGAACTGGAAACGGAAAGTCTGATTGATAGTTCAGCTAGTGCTGAAGTCCATTTTATTGCGGGAAAAATTAAAGAATTGATGGCAAATCAATTTGAAATCATGCATGAAGAAAGTACAAAAGAAAATCCGAAAAAACGACCAATACAATATAAAGATATCGTTATTTTAGCACCAACAAAGGCTAATAATGGATTGATTGAAGAAATTTTTACTCACTATCAAATTCCTGTTTTAGTTCAAAAAAATCTTCAGTATTTTAAACGAACTGAAATTGCTATTATGATGTCCGTATTAAAAATTATTGATAATCCTATTCAAGATATTCCATTTGTAGCGGTATTACGTTCAGGAATCATTGGATTAGATGAAATAGCATTAGCTCATATTCGTAAAAACAATCAATCTTGTTCGTTTTACGAAGCATGTGTGAAATTTGTAGAGAATTTTAAACTAGAAGAAGTGACTTATTATGATAGTGCTCAACAAAATCAACTAAAAGAACGTATAACATTATTCTTAAATCAGTTAGAAGCTTGGAGAGATATCGCTAACCATCAATCAATCAGTACGCTTATTTGGCAAATTTATATGGATACGAACTATTTAACCTATGTACATGGACAATCTGTTGGACAGCAACGTGTCTTGAATTTACATGCCTTGTATAAGTATGCGAAAGATTTCGAAGATTCTAGCTTTAAAGGGTTACGTAATTTTGTTCGATTTATTCAGCAAATGCAACATAAAAAGCAAGATTTAGAAGAACCTACACAAATTTCTGATGAAGAAGATGCAGTACGTGTCATGACGATTCATGCTAGTAAGGGATTAGAATATCCTGTGGTATTTTTAATGAATGCTGGAAAGAAATTTAATCAGCAAGATATTCGCCAACAAGCGATTCGGAGTGATGAATTAGGTGTCGGAGTGAAGTATTTACAACTTCCTGAAAGAATTCAATGGACAACGATTCCCTATGTAATGGCTTATAAGGCAGAGAAAAATAAATTATTATCTGAAGAAATGAGAAAATTATACGTAGCAATGACTCGTGCACGAGAAAAACTCATTATTGTCGGTTCTTTAAAAGATTTTGAAAAATTCAAAGAAGAACATTCTATGATAGAAGAGATAGATGAAGAAACATTACCATTTTCTCTTCGTTATCATGTCGATAATTATTTAACGTGGATTTTAATGGCTACAATGAGAAAGCAGGAAAAAGTTCAATTTCATCAAGAGGTGATTGAATTAGAACAAATTAAAAAGAATGCACTCAACTGGATTCAAGAGACAGAAATATTTTCTATAAATGAAGAAGAGTGGTTACAAAAACAAGTAGAAGCAAAACCAGTTAAAAATCTTCAAAACTTATTACAAGAATTAAAACAACCATATCCATATTTATTAGCATCCACAACAGCAAGTTATCAAAGTGTATCTGAAATAAAACGAATGAATGAAGAACCTGATGTGAAACAATTGCCACATTTAGAAGAACAACCTCAAGAAGCAGAAAAAACTGTGCAACAATATATATATTTAACTTCTGAATTAGCAAAACCAAGCTTTATGGAATCTAAACAAAAGGTATCAGCTGCAGAACGTGGAAGCGGTTTACATTTATTGATGCAAAAATTAGACTTAACTAGGAATATAACTCCTGAATTTATTCAAGAAACGATTCAACAATTAGTTGAAACACAGTTTTTAGAAAAAGAAGTTGCTGCAGTCATTCCAGTAGACCAAGTTTATCATTTCTTCCAAAGTGATTTTGGACAATGGATACAGGAACATCAAGCATTATTAAACCGTGAGCAAGCATTTTCACATGTTGTAACAGCAAAACGAATCTTTAAGCATTTACCAGATAATGAAGATTCGATGTTAATACACGGAATTATTGACGGATTTGTGGAATTAGATGATGAGATTATCTTATTTGATTATAAGACGGATCATGTAGTGCCGACACAAAAAGGTATACAGAAAGTCGTCGATAAGTATAAACAACAATTGAATTTATATGCTGAGGCATTAGAAACAAGTTATCAAAAGAAAGTTACTAAACGTATGTTGTGTTTATTATCAATTGGTCAATCGATTGATATTTCTAATGGTTAA
- a CDS encoding DUF624 domain-containing protein, whose translation MKFNEESPFWRFATMLADFILLNFFVIVISIPIVTIGPVLAALFYTMMKFSENEDGYLVKTFWNELKHLFFVRVAVSFIYAAIIAATVYVIQFWYSFQNIFGMMLAIIFFLFLCMTITAMLISLARTQYFGTIKSYIRDGYLFIFISLKEAIAIFAIPVLLIGFSIFQETVLYFMGIIGISLMGYALAPLFHKMFSKIEKKHEG comes from the coding sequence ATGAAATTTAATGAGGAAAGTCCTTTTTGGCGTTTTGCTACGATGTTAGCAGATTTTATTTTGTTAAACTTTTTTGTTATTGTGATTAGTATTCCTATTGTAACGATTGGGCCTGTTTTGGCGGCTTTGTTTTATACAATGATGAAGTTTTCTGAAAATGAAGATGGTTATTTAGTGAAAACGTTCTGGAATGAATTGAAACATTTGTTCTTTGTACGTGTTGCTGTTTCTTTCATTTACGCAGCAATCATTGCAGCTACAGTATATGTCATTCAATTTTGGTATAGTTTCCAAAATATTTTTGGAATGATGTTGGCGATTATTTTCTTTTTATTCCTATGTATGACAATTACAGCAATGTTGATTTCATTAGCAAGAACGCAGTATTTTGGTACAATTAAAAGTTATATTCGTGATGGATATTTATTTATTTTTATTTCTTTAAAAGAAGCTATTGCTATTTTTGCGATTCCAGTTCTTTTAATTGGTTTTAGCATTTTCCAAGAAACGGTATTGTATTTCATGGGAATTATTGGTATTTCGTTAATGGGATACGCATTAGCACCTTTATTTCATAAAATGTTTTCAAAAATAGAAAAAAAGCATGAAGGTTAA
- the phnE gene encoding phosphonate ABC transporter, permease protein PhnE, producing the protein MNEVVLKQYEKAPRTWIVQLGVLFLFIIIFAWSGSTIEFSKIPENGLQISQSILQGIITPETSLLLNFTTKGVPYLLLETISIAFLGTLVGAILAIPLSFISATNIVPKPVAVIGRTAIMAIRTVPTLIYGLMFIRVTGPGAFTGLLTMSVASIGMISKLYIEAIEDLDYKILESLDASGCNFYQKIRFGILPQLIPAFISTVIYRFDMNLRDATVLGMVGAGGIGAPLIFAMTAYKWHEVGAILCGLIVLVLVIEYLSTKIRTYLARG; encoded by the coding sequence ATGAATGAAGTAGTATTAAAACAATATGAAAAAGCTCCTCGTACATGGATTGTTCAATTAGGCGTTTTATTCTTATTTATTATTATTTTTGCGTGGTCAGGATCTACGATTGAATTCAGTAAAATTCCAGAAAATGGATTACAAATTTCTCAAAGTATTTTACAAGGGATTATAACTCCTGAAACATCGTTATTATTAAACTTTACAACAAAAGGTGTTCCGTATTTATTATTAGAAACTATTTCGATTGCATTTCTAGGAACACTAGTGGGTGCTATTTTAGCAATTCCATTGTCATTTATTTCAGCAACGAATATTGTACCAAAACCAGTTGCAGTGATTGGACGTACAGCGATTATGGCAATTCGTACTGTACCAACATTAATTTATGGGTTAATGTTTATTCGTGTAACAGGTCCTGGTGCCTTTACAGGGTTGCTTACAATGTCTGTAGCATCTATTGGGATGATTTCTAAATTATATATTGAAGCTATTGAAGACTTAGATTACAAGATTTTAGAATCATTAGATGCTAGTGGATGTAATTTCTATCAAAAAATTCGTTTTGGGATTTTACCACAACTAATTCCAGCATTCATTTCTACAGTTATTTATCGTTTTGATATGAATTTAAGAGATGCTACTGTTTTAGGGATGGTTGGAGCAGGTGGTATCGGTGCTCCATTAATCTTTGCGATGACAGCCTATAAATGGCATGAAGTAGGGGCTATCCTATGCGGATTAATCGTATTAGTATTAGTCATTGAATATTTATCAACGAAAATTCGTACTTACTTAGCACGAGGATAA
- the phnE gene encoding phosphonate ABC transporter, permease protein PhnE: MKDNKLFAGKEFTLKNGTTVKEPKSKTIFVIIGLLIAMYYSAKVTGFNLHTILQRGVQFFVIIGRMFPPTWEYSSNIWQPLIDTIKMSLLGSLLGSILVIPFAIVASSNIVKNKWIISLSRLFLSVVRTLPTLVTALIATYIFGLGTMAGTFAIATYTFAYCGKQLYEQIETVDMGAFEAAEALGATKSQAFTSAIIPQILPIYLATSLYCFEGNVRYASILGYVGAGGIGIILNENLGWREYGNVGMILVTLFFTVVIIESVSYYLRTKLT; this comes from the coding sequence ATGAAGGATAATAAACTCTTCGCTGGAAAAGAATTTACGTTAAAAAATGGAACAACCGTAAAGGAACCAAAATCGAAAACAATTTTCGTTATTATTGGTTTATTAATTGCGATGTACTATTCTGCTAAAGTAACAGGTTTTAATTTACATACTATTTTACAACGTGGTGTTCAATTCTTTGTCATTATTGGTCGTATGTTTCCACCAACTTGGGAATATTCAAGTAATATTTGGCAACCATTAATTGATACGATTAAAATGTCATTATTAGGATCATTATTAGGATCTATTTTAGTGATTCCATTTGCGATTGTTGCTTCAAGTAATATTGTAAAAAATAAATGGATTATTAGTTTAAGTCGTTTATTTTTAAGTGTAGTTCGTACATTACCAACACTTGTCACAGCCTTAATTGCAACTTATATCTTTGGATTAGGAACAATGGCTGGTACATTTGCGATTGCAACTTATACATTTGCATACTGTGGTAAACAATTATATGAACAAATTGAAACAGTTGATATGGGAGCTTTTGAAGCAGCTGAAGCTTTAGGAGCAACAAAAAGTCAAGCATTTACAAGTGCAATTATTCCTCAAATTTTACCAATTTACTTAGCAACCTCATTATATTGCTTTGAAGGAAATGTTCGTTATGCATCAATTTTAGGATATGTTGGTGCCGGTGGTATCGGGATTATTTTAAATGAAAACCTTGGATGGCGTGAATATGGGAATGTAGGAATGATTTTAGTGACATTATTCTTTACAGTAGTCATTATTGAATCAGTAAGTTACTACTTACGTACGAAATTAACATAG
- the phnC gene encoding phosphonate ABC transporter ATP-binding protein: protein MIKFENVSKTYPNGVKGLKNINLEIEQGEFVSIIGLSGAGKSTLIRTINRMIEITEGTLTVDGTNVSSLKGKSLCKFRRNKVGMIFQSFNLVTRTTVIKNVLTSIVPDIPFVRSLFGIYTKEEKLHALEALDKVGIVDKAFIRADQLSGGQQQRVALARTLAQNPEIILADEPVAALDPITAKRVMEDFRKINQELNISILLNIHHVELALEYADRIIGIRDGEIVYDGPSSQVTKEVLDLIYKGKAEELHEG from the coding sequence ATGATTAAATTTGAAAATGTTTCAAAAACCTATCCAAATGGAGTCAAAGGGTTAAAAAATATTAATTTAGAAATTGAACAAGGAGAATTTGTTTCAATTATTGGTTTATCAGGTGCTGGTAAATCGACTTTAATCCGTACTATTAACCGAATGATTGAAATTACAGAAGGAACATTAACAGTAGATGGTACAAATGTATCTTCATTAAAAGGAAAATCTCTTTGTAAATTCCGTAGAAATAAAGTAGGAATGATTTTCCAATCATTCAATTTAGTAACAAGAACAACGGTTATTAAAAACGTATTAACTTCGATTGTTCCAGATATTCCATTTGTTCGTTCATTATTTGGAATTTATACAAAAGAAGAAAAATTACATGCTTTAGAAGCTTTAGATAAAGTGGGGATTGTTGACAAAGCCTTTATCCGTGCAGACCAATTATCAGGGGGACAACAACAACGTGTGGCATTAGCAAGAACATTAGCTCAAAATCCTGAAATTATTTTAGCGGATGAACCAGTTGCGGCTTTAGACCCAATTACAGCTAAACGTGTAATGGAAGACTTTAGAAAAATTAATCAAGAATTAAATATTTCTATTTTACTAAATATCCATCATGTAGAATTAGCGTTAGAATATGCAGATCGTATTATTGGTATTCGTGATGGTGAAATTGTTTACGATGGACCAAGTAGCCAAGTAACGAAAGAAGTCTTAGATTTAATCTATAAAGGAAAGGCGGAGGAGTTGCATGAAGGATAA
- a CDS encoding phosphate/phosphite/phosphonate ABC transporter substrate-binding protein, with protein sequence MKKSCWSKLVLGVSAAALLAACSSQSSDSGSKGNGSKTIDTLKVAFVPSRDPEAIVTATEPLKELLKKQLADEGYTVNNVEINVGTSFDAVGEALASGTADVGFIPGGTYVLFDKEVDVLLTATRSDLEKKSTNPKEWNDGQETKRSKDQATSYKGLVIAGPTEKGKAIAEKVNSGQDLSWDDLNSANWGVLGTSSSSGYIYPTLWLQDKFGKNISDLQNVVQSDSYASSAARLASGQIDIMVGYADLRSDYAKKWTSEYGRSEEIWKETNVIGVTPDIYNDTISVSKSSPIVDDAFKEAFANAMIKLAGTDEGKEVIKIYSHSGYKKANASDYDKEREAQKVLKKLKSGN encoded by the coding sequence ATGAAGAAGTCTTGTTGGTCAAAATTAGTACTTGGAGTATCAGCAGCAGCATTACTTGCCGCTTGTTCAAGTCAATCTAGTGATTCAGGTTCTAAAGGTAATGGATCTAAAACAATTGATACATTAAAGGTTGCATTTGTACCTTCTCGTGATCCAGAAGCGATTGTAACAGCTACTGAACCATTGAAAGAATTATTAAAGAAACAATTGGCAGATGAAGGTTATACAGTTAATAATGTTGAAATCAATGTTGGTACAAGCTTTGATGCAGTAGGGGAAGCTTTAGCATCAGGTACAGCAGATGTTGGTTTCATTCCTGGTGGTACTTATGTATTATTTGACAAAGAGGTAGATGTATTATTAACAGCAACTCGTTCTGATTTAGAAAAAAAATCAACGAATCCAAAAGAATGGAATGATGGTCAAGAAACAAAACGTTCTAAAGATCAAGCTACTTCATATAAAGGATTAGTAATTGCTGGACCAACTGAAAAAGGGAAAGCTATTGCTGAAAAAGTTAATAGTGGTCAAGATCTTTCATGGGATGATTTAAATTCAGCAAACTGGGGAGTTTTAGGAACTTCTTCTTCTTCAGGATATATTTATCCTACATTATGGCTACAAGATAAATTCGGTAAAAACATTTCAGATTTACAAAATGTTGTTCAATCTGATTCTTATGCTTCATCTGCAGCTCGTTTAGCTTCAGGACAAATTGATATTATGGTTGGATATGCTGACTTACGTTCTGACTATGCTAAAAAATGGACAAGTGAATATGGACGTTCAGAGGAAATTTGGAAAGAAACAAATGTTATTGGTGTAACTCCAGATATTTATAATGACACAATTTCAGTAAGTAAATCTTCACCAATTGTAGACGATGCGTTTAAAGAAGCTTTCGCAAATGCGATGATTAAATTAGCGGGTACAGATGAAGGTAAAGAAGTCATTAAAATTTACTCTCATTCAGGATATAAGAAAGCTAATGCATCTGATTACGATAAAGAACGTGAAGCTCAAAAAGTTCTTAAAAAATTAAAATCAGGTAACTAA
- a CDS encoding L-ribulose-5-phosphate 3-epimerase encodes MYELGLYEKSMPNTLSFKEKLETVKATGFDFLEMSVDETDEKLARLEWTKEERLELVKTMYETGVSIRSMCLSGHRKYPFGSHDASVRERSMEIMEKAIELADDLGIRVIQLAGYDVYYEEGDADTLEFFIDNLKKATLLAAQKGIVLGFETMETPFMNTVEKSMRFVNLVDSPYLQVYPDSGNLKNASLEPGAKNVYEDIELGKGHIVAAHLKETIPGHYREIPFGTGQIDFKKMVDTFLSIGVRRFTGEFWYVGQENWLEDIHFANKFLRSYFPEK; translated from the coding sequence ATGTACGAATTAGGACTATATGAAAAATCAATGCCAAACACATTATCATTTAAAGAAAAGTTAGAAACGGTTAAAGCGACTGGATTCGACTTCTTAGAAATGAGTGTGGATGAAACTGATGAAAAATTAGCTCGTTTAGAGTGGACGAAAGAAGAACGTCTTGAACTTGTTAAAACAATGTACGAAACTGGCGTTTCAATTCGTTCTATGTGTTTAAGTGGACATCGTAAATATCCATTTGGATCACATGACGCATCTGTACGTGAACGTAGTATGGAAATCATGGAAAAAGCGATTGAATTAGCGGATGACTTAGGAATCCGTGTCATTCAATTAGCTGGTTATGATGTATACTATGAAGAAGGCGATGCAGATACATTAGAATTCTTTATCGATAACTTAAAGAAAGCTACTTTATTGGCAGCTCAAAAAGGAATCGTTTTAGGATTTGAAACAATGGAAACTCCATTTATGAATACAGTGGAAAAATCAATGCGTTTTGTTAACTTAGTAGATTCACCTTATTTACAAGTTTATCCGGATTCAGGAAACTTAAAGAATGCTTCTTTAGAACCTGGTGCGAAAAATGTTTATGAAGATATTGAATTAGGAAAAGGTCATATTGTGGCTGCTCACTTAAAAGAAACAATTCCTGGACATTATCGTGAAATTCCTTTTGGAACAGGACAAATTGATTTCAAAAAAATGGTGGACACTTTCTTATCAATTGGTGTTCGTCGTTTCACTGGTGAATTTTGGTATGTTGGACAAGAAAACTGGTTAGAGGATATTCATTTCGCTAACAAATTCTTACGTTCATATTTTCCAGAAAAATAA
- a CDS encoding L-ribulose-5-phosphate 4-epimerase codes for MAYEALKQRVLEANLLLPKHNLVLFTWGNVSEYDREAGVIAIKPSGVEYDVMKAEDIVIVDIDGNKIEGALKPSSDLDTHLEIYRNFPDVKGVVHTHSTWATTMAQNGQEIPAFGTTQGDYFYGTIPCTRAMTDAEIKGAYELETGKVIVETFKDKDPNAIPGVLVFNHGPFAWGKDAFDAVHNITVLEQVANMAWHNLVLNPNLQPMSQTILDKHYLRKHGANAYYGQG; via the coding sequence ATGGCATATGAAGCGTTAAAACAACGTGTTCTTGAAGCAAACTTATTATTACCAAAGCATAATTTAGTATTATTCACTTGGGGAAATGTTTCAGAATACGACCGTGAAGCTGGCGTTATCGCTATTAAACCTTCAGGGGTAGAATATGATGTAATGAAAGCAGAAGATATTGTTATTGTTGATATCGACGGAAATAAAATCGAAGGAGCTTTAAAACCATCTTCTGACTTAGATACACACTTAGAAATTTACCGTAATTTCCCAGATGTTAAAGGGGTAGTTCATACTCACTCAACTTGGGCAACTACAATGGCTCAAAACGGCCAAGAAATTCCTGCATTCGGGACAACTCAAGGGGACTACTTCTATGGAACAATCCCATGTACTCGTGCTATGACTGATGCAGAAATTAAAGGAGCTTATGAGTTAGAAACAGGGAAAGTGATTGTAGAAACATTTAAAGATAAAGATCCTAATGCAATTCCTGGTGTATTAGTATTTAACCACGGACCATTTGCATGGGGTAAAGATGCTTTTGATGCTGTTCACAATATTACTGTTTTAGAACAAGTCGCTAATATGGCTTGGCATAACTTAGTTTTAAATCCAAACTTACAACCAATGTCTCAAACAATTTTAGACAAGCACTATTTACGTAAACATGGTGCAAATGCATACTATGGACAAGGGTAG
- a CDS encoding PTS sugar transporter subunit IIB has product MKVLAACGSGMGSSQIIKMKLTNVFRKLNIPLEIHHCAVAEAKSSAKNFDMVVVSQALLEIFDGLDLPNTKIVGLQNLLSEKEMTEKISAALEL; this is encoded by the coding sequence ATGAAAGTATTAGCAGCATGTGGAAGTGGAATGGGATCAAGCCAAATTATCAAAATGAAATTAACAAATGTATTCCGTAAATTAAATATTCCATTGGAAATTCATCACTGTGCAGTTGCAGAAGCAAAATCATCAGCTAAAAACTTTGACATGGTAGTTGTTTCTCAAGCATTATTAGAAATCTTCGACGGATTAGATTTACCAAACACTAAAATTGTTGGGTTACAAAACTTATTATCAGAAAAAGAAATGACTGAAAAAATTTCAGCAGCTTTAGAGCTTTAA